In Oryzias melastigma strain HK-1 linkage group LG10, ASM292280v2, whole genome shotgun sequence, a single window of DNA contains:
- the lingo2 gene encoding leucine-rich repeat and immunoglobulin-like domain-containing nogo receptor-interacting protein 2, with product MVDCMSKAMPHTVVSCWQPFLGLALVAVFVSSTLGCPSRCECSAQSKAVVCHRKRMPTIPDGIPTETRVLDLSKNKLTMINPDDFIAFPGLEELDLSGNLISYVEPGAFNALFNMHSLSLKSNRIKLIPLGVFTALTNLTRLDISDNKIVILLDYMFQDLHNLKFLEVGDNDLVYISHRAFSGLLSLETLTLERCNLTVVPTEALSHLHSVVSLHLRYLSISTLHPYSFKKLFKLRHLEIDNWPSLDHVPANALHGLNLTTLFITNTNLSSFPYQALKHLYYLTHLNLSYNRIKHIEGGMLMELIRLQELHLVGAQLNVIEPYAFQGLRNLKVLNVSHNHLDTLEKGVFQSPETLKVLLIDNNPLVCDCRLMWILQKRQSLFFGDSQPECSNPESSRGQPFKEFKETLLSYYVTCTKPKIRENKTQTVTVDEGQQAMLRCSAEGTPRPSVSWLSPRRRVLTNRNHGRVMVHNNGTLEIKSAEMQDSGVYLCLASNSAGNDTLMTSLAVKSLGSLYANRTQYYTDPNNTTANGTTSVTLGLDLKTILVSTAMGCFTFLGVVLFCFLLLFVWSRGKGKHKNNIDVEYVPRSKSNGTNVDSDEGQAGPRRFNMKMM from the coding sequence ATGGTGGACTGTATGAGCAAAGCCATGCCGCACACGGTCGTCTCATGCTGGCAGCCATTCCTGGGACTGGCCCTTGTGGCCGTCTTTGTGAGCTCTACCTTGGGATGTCCCTCCCGCTGTGAGTGTTCAGCACAGAGCAAAGCAGTTGTGTGTCACCGCAAGCGCATGCCCACTATACCGGATGGCATTCCAACCGAGACCAGAGTCCTGGAcctgagcaaaaacaaactgacAATGATCAACCCAGATGACTTTATTGCATTTCCTGGGCTTGAGGAGTTGGACCTAAGTGGAAATCTTATCAGCTATGTTGAGCCTGGAGCTTTTAATGCCCTATTTAACATGCACTCACTCAGCCTTAAGAGCAATCGTATCAAGCTCATTCCTTTGGGCGTCTTCACAGCTCTAACAAATCTTACCCGACTGGATATAAGTGATAACAAGATAGTAATCCTGCTGGACTATATGTTTCAGGATTTGCATAACCTAAAGTTTCTGGAAGTGGGTGACAACGACCTGGTTTATATTTCTCACCGTGCATTCAGTGGACTTTTAAGCCTGGAGACACTCACCCTGGAAAGGTGCAACCTGACCGTTGTTCCCACTGAGGCCCTCTCCCACTTGCACAGTGTGGTCAGCCTCCATTTACGTTACCTCAGCATTAGCACTTTGCATCCATACTCATTCAAAAAGTTGTTCAAGCTGAGGCACTTAGAAATTGACAACTGGCCCTCTCTTGACCATGTTCCAGCTAATGCTTTGCACGGTCTGAACCTGACAACACTCTTTATAACCAACACCAACTTGTCATCTTTCCCCTATCAAGCTCTTAAGCATCTGTACTACCTGACACACCTGAACTTGTCTTACAACCGCATTAAGCACATTGAAGGAGGCATGCTGATGGAGCTAATCCGCCTGCAAGAGTTGCATTTGGTTGGTGCTCAATTGAACGTCATTGAGCCATACGCTTTCCAAGGCCTACGAAATCTAAAAGTCCTCAACGTCTCTCACAACCACCTGGATACTTTAGAAAAGGGAGTGTTTCAGTCTCCGGAAACTCTGAAAGTTCTTCTGATTGACAACAATCCGCTGGTGTGCGATTGTCGTCTCATGTGGATCTTACAAAAAAGGCAATCTCTATTTTTTGGGGATTCGCAGCCAGAATGCAGCAACCCAGAGAGTAGTCGTGGACAGCCTTTCAAGGAATTTAAAGAAACCCTTCTGTCGTATTATGTGACCTGCACCAAGCCAAAAATTCGAGAGAACAAAACCCAAACAGTTACTGTGGATGAGGGCCAACAGGCAATGTTGAGATGCAGTGCTGAAGGAACGCCCAGGCCGAGTGTGTCTTGGTTGTCCCCACGTCGACGAGTGTTGACAAATCGTAACCACGGAAGAGTGATGGTCCACAACAATGGCACACTTGAAATAAAATCAGCAGAAATGCAAGATAGTGGAGTTTACCTGTGTCTGGCCTCCAACAGTGCTGGAAACGACACCCTGATGACATCCCTGGCAGTCAAGAGCCTGGGATCCCTGTATGCCAACAGGACCCAGTACTACACAGATCCCAACAACACAACTGCCAACGGAACAACCAGTGTGACCCTCGGTTTGGATCTTAAGACTATCTTAGTGTCGACAGCTATGGGGTGTTTCACTTTCTTGGGCgtggttttgttttgcttcctgcttctttttgtttggaGCAGAGGGAagggaaaacataaaaacaacatagaTGTTGAGTATGTGCCTCGATCAAAGTCCAATGGCACAAATGTTGATTCAGATGAGGGACAAGCCGGTCCTCGCCGTTTTAACATGAAAATGATGTGA